A single window of Eucalyptus grandis isolate ANBG69807.140 chromosome 1, ASM1654582v1, whole genome shotgun sequence DNA harbors:
- the LOC104435165 gene encoding chitin elicitor receptor kinase 1, with product MKPRLWAIGLLATVLITACSRVQSKCSSGCDLALASYYVRQSTTLSFISQVLSASVADIVSYNKDKISNPNSVQTGFRINVPFSCGCINDSFLGHEFSYTVTQGDTYDEVATQYYSNLTTVGWLQAFNSYPATNIPLNSVLKVVVNCSCGNGTVSKDYGLFITYPLRPVDTLGSVEAEVNLPRTLLQSYNPGVDFSQGSGLVYIPGKDANGNYPALSPSTGTAGLSVGAIVGISIAAIAVLSFLAFCIYAGIYRKKKAKEAILLSGAHELSDRAGNGSDPAKPSESTGPAAGIIGITVDKSLEFSYEELAEATENFSLANKIGEGGFGAVYYAVLRGEKAAIKKMDMQASKEFLAELKVLTHVHHLNLVRLIGYCVKGSLFLVYEYIENGNLSEHLRRSDKEPLPWSTRVQIALDSARGLEYIHEHTVPVYIHRDIKSANILIDKNFHGKVADFGLTKLTEVGTSIPTLLVGTFGYMPPEYARYGNVSPKVDVYAFGVVLYELISAKGAIVKANGSIAESRGLVALFEEVLKLPDPREDLCKLVDPRLGDNYPLDSIWKMAQLAKACTQENPQLRPSMRSIVVGLMTLSSSTEDWDVGSYENHALVNLMSGR from the exons ATGAAGCCGCGGTTATGGGCGATCGGCTTGCTGGCGACGGTGCTGATCACGGCCTGCAGCAGAGTCCAATCGAAGTGCAGCAGCGGCTGCGACTTGGCCCTGGCCTCGTACTACGTCCGGCAGAGCACCACCCTGTCGTTCATATCCCAGGTCCTGTCGGCGTCGGTCGCGGACATCGTCAGCTACAACAAGGACAAAATCTCGAACCCGAACAGCGTCCAGACGGGGTTCAGGATCAACGTCCCCTTCAGCTGCGGCTGCATCAACGACTCGTTCCTCGGGCACGAGTTCAGTTACACGGTGACCCAGGGCGACACCTACGATGAGGTCGCGACGCAGTACTACTCGAACTTGACGACCGTGGGATGGTTGCAGGCGTTCAACTCTTATCCCGCGACCAATATACCGCTCAACTCCGTTTTGAAAGTGGTTGTTAATTGTTCGTGCGGGAACGGCACTGTTTCCAAGGATTATGGATTGTTCATCACGTATCCGCTGAGGCCGGTGGACACTCTTGGGTCGGTCGAGGCGGAGGTGAATTTGCCGCGTACTTTGCTGCAGAGCTATAATCCTGGTGTGGATTTTAGCCAAGGGAGTGGTCTGGTGTATATTCCAGGGAAAG ATGCAAATGGAAACTATCCAGCTCTGAGCCCAAG CACAGGCACAG CAGGACTATCAGTTGGAGCAATTGTCGGCATATCTATCGCAGCAATAGCAGTGTTGTCGTTTTTAGCATTTTGTATATACGCTGGAATATACCGAAAGAAGAAAGCGAAGGAGGCAATCTTGCTCTCAGGAGCTCATGAATTATCAGATCGAGCAGGGAATG GAAGTGACCCAGCAAAACCTTCTGAATCAACTGGCCCAGCAGCAGGTATTATAGGAATCACTGTGGACAAGTCATTGGAGTTTTCATATGAAGAATTGGCCGAGGCTACAGAAAATTTTAGCCTGGCTAATAAAATTGGGGAAGGTGGCTTCGGAGCTGTCTATTATGCTGTATTGAGAGGCGAG AAGGCTGCAATTAAGAAGATGGATATGCAAGCTTCAAAAGAATTTCTTGCTGAATTGAAGGTTCTAACGCATGTTCATCACCTTAACCTG GTTCGTTTGATTGGATACTGTGTCAAGGgttctcttttccttgtctACGAGTATATCGAGAATGGAAACTTAAGCGAACATTTGCGTCGCTCAG ATAAGGAGCCGCTTCCATGGTCTACCAGGGTTCAGATTGCCCTGGATTCTGCAAGAGGTCTTGAATATATCCATGAGCATACAGTACCAGTGTATATCCATCGAGACATTAAATCGGCAAATATATTGATAGACAAGAACTTCCATGGAAAG GTGGCAGATTTTGGTTTGACAAAGTTGACTGAGGTTGGCACATCTATCCCCACATTACTTGTAGGGACATTTGGATACATGCCGCCCGA ATATGCCCGGTATGGCAATGTCTCTCCTAAAGTTGATGTGTACGCTTTCGGTGTGGTCCTTTATGAACTTATTTCTGCCAAGGGGGCTATAGTCAAGGCAAATGGTTCTATTGCTGAGTCAAGGGGCCTCGTTGCTTTG TTTGAAGAGGTTCTTAAGCTACCCGATCCCAGAGAGGACCTTTGCAAACTTGTTGACCCTAGGCTTGGAGATAATTATCCGCTTGATTCCATCTGGAAG ATGGCCCAGCTTGCGAAAGCTTGCACACAAGAGAATCCTCAACTGCGCCCCAGCATGAGATCTATTGTGGTGGGCCTGATGACGCTTTCATCTTCGACGGAGGATTGGGATGTTGGCTCCTACGAGAACCACGCTCTGGTGAATCTAATGTCTGGAAGGTAG